In the genome of Vespa crabro chromosome 17, iyVesCrab1.2, whole genome shotgun sequence, one region contains:
- the LOC124430008 gene encoding ileal sodium/bile acid cotransporter-like isoform X2: protein MLILVTWFFFLHQIAAEQFMVEKWVVNLTTNSIGLAMEETKTVPFSVKTKYSGNFSFDYISESTDVATISGVIKQNDSKHFYGILNITGIFLGTTKIKLYLIKDKNIEDSKDILSVTVVRYQRTLDTIFTVSVAILVSILYINFGCAMDWEVCKRTLKKPIGPAIGCFCQFFFMPLLSYGIGYCLFPDKPELQIGMFFTGISPSGGASNIWTVLLDGNLNLSITMTTICTILAFGFMPFWVFTLGKRIFERGNLAIPYNRIAMFAVGLIIPLLIGFLIQKKLPKLCKLMIRIMKPFSVILIIFIVVFAILTNLYLFRLFSWQIVVAGMGLPWLGFIFGMLVSLIFKQSRPDIIAIAIETGIQNTGVSIFLLRFTLKPPADDLTTVVTPGIFEY, encoded by the exons ATGCTCATCCTTGTAAcatggttcttttttttacatcaaaTTGCGGCTGAACAATTTATGGTAGAAAAATGGGTTGTGAATTTAACAACCAATTCCATTGGCTTAGCAATGGAAGAAACAAAGACCGTTCCATTCTCTGtcaaaacaaaatattcaGGAAATTTCAGTTTTGATTATATAAGCGAATCGACCGATGTTGCAACAATAAGTGGTGttattaaacaaaatgatAGCAAGCATTTCTATGGTATACTTAATATCACCGGTATCTTTTTGGGTActacaaaaattaaattatatctgaTCAAAGATAAG aacaTAGAAGACAGCAAAGATATTCTTTCTGTTACGGTAGTGCGTTATCAACGAACGTTAGATACAATATTTACTGTTAGCGTTGCAATACTTGTATCTATCCTCTATATTAATTTTGGTTGTGCTATGGATTGGGAAGTATGTAAAAGAACATTAAAGAAACCTATCGGCCCTGCCATAGGATGCTTTTGTCAATTCTTCTTTATGCCTTTG TTGAGTTACGGTATCGGATATTGTTTATTTCCTGACAAACCTGAACTACAAATAGGCATGTTCTTCACAGGGATAAGTCCAAGTGGTGGAGCATCAAATATTTGGACCGTATTATTGGATGGAAATTTGAATCTTTCTATCACTATGACTACGATATGCACTATACTTGCTTTTG GGTTTATGCCATTTTGGGTATTTACCCTAGGCAAACGTATTTTTGAACGCGGAAACCTTGCCATACCTTATAATCGTATCGCAATGTTTGCAGTTGGTCTTATAATACCTCTATTGATAGGATTTCttatacaaaagaaattacCAAAATTATGCAAGTTGATGATACGAATAATGAAACCATTTTCAgtaattcttataatatttatcgttgtATTTGCTATCCTTACTAATCTATATTTGTTCAGATTATTTTCATGGCAG ATAGTGGTAGCAGGCATGGGTTTGCCATGGTTGGGATTTATTTTTGGCATGTTGGTATCCTTAATCTTTAAGCAATCTCGGCCAGATATTATAGCAATAGCGATCGAAACAGGAATACAAAATACAGGTGtctctatttttttacttAGATTTACTTTAAAGCCACCTGCCGATGATTTAACTACAG TTGTCACACCTGGGATCTTTGAATATTAG
- the LOC124430008 gene encoding ileal sodium/bile acid cotransporter-like isoform X1: MLILVTWFFFLHQIAAEQFMVEKWVVNLTTNSIGLAMEETKTVPFSVKTKYSGNFSFDYISESTDVATISGVIKQNDSKHFYGILNITGIFLGTTKIKLYLIKDKNIEDSKDILSVTVVRYQRTLDTIFTVSVAILVSILYINFGCAMDWEVCKRTLKKPIGPAIGCFCQFFFMPLLSYGIGYCLFPDKPELQIGMFFTGISPSGGASNIWTVLLDGNLNLSITMTTICTILAFGFMPFWVFTLGKRIFERGNLAIPYNRIAMFAVGLIIPLLIGFLIQKKLPKLCKLMIRIMKPFSVILIIFIVVFAILTNLYLFRLFSWQIVVAGMGLPWLGFIFGMLVSLIFKQSRPDIIAIAIETGIQNTGVSIFLLRFTLKPPADDLTTVVPVSSAIMTPIPLIILYIVKLIFNYKRKLQKRTTNTSKSLENSECTETINTALQTNLH; encoded by the exons ATGCTCATCCTTGTAAcatggttcttttttttacatcaaaTTGCGGCTGAACAATTTATGGTAGAAAAATGGGTTGTGAATTTAACAACCAATTCCATTGGCTTAGCAATGGAAGAAACAAAGACCGTTCCATTCTCTGtcaaaacaaaatattcaGGAAATTTCAGTTTTGATTATATAAGCGAATCGACCGATGTTGCAACAATAAGTGGTGttattaaacaaaatgatAGCAAGCATTTCTATGGTATACTTAATATCACCGGTATCTTTTTGGGTActacaaaaattaaattatatctgaTCAAAGATAAG aacaTAGAAGACAGCAAAGATATTCTTTCTGTTACGGTAGTGCGTTATCAACGAACGTTAGATACAATATTTACTGTTAGCGTTGCAATACTTGTATCTATCCTCTATATTAATTTTGGTTGTGCTATGGATTGGGAAGTATGTAAAAGAACATTAAAGAAACCTATCGGCCCTGCCATAGGATGCTTTTGTCAATTCTTCTTTATGCCTTTG TTGAGTTACGGTATCGGATATTGTTTATTTCCTGACAAACCTGAACTACAAATAGGCATGTTCTTCACAGGGATAAGTCCAAGTGGTGGAGCATCAAATATTTGGACCGTATTATTGGATGGAAATTTGAATCTTTCTATCACTATGACTACGATATGCACTATACTTGCTTTTG GGTTTATGCCATTTTGGGTATTTACCCTAGGCAAACGTATTTTTGAACGCGGAAACCTTGCCATACCTTATAATCGTATCGCAATGTTTGCAGTTGGTCTTATAATACCTCTATTGATAGGATTTCttatacaaaagaaattacCAAAATTATGCAAGTTGATGATACGAATAATGAAACCATTTTCAgtaattcttataatatttatcgttgtATTTGCTATCCTTACTAATCTATATTTGTTCAGATTATTTTCATGGCAG ATAGTGGTAGCAGGCATGGGTTTGCCATGGTTGGGATTTATTTTTGGCATGTTGGTATCCTTAATCTTTAAGCAATCTCGGCCAGATATTATAGCAATAGCGATCGAAACAGGAATACAAAATACAGGTGtctctatttttttacttAGATTTACTTTAAAGCCACCTGCCGATGATTTAACTACAG tgGTACCAGTGTCATCCGCCATAATGACCCCCAtaccgttaataattttatatatagtaaaactaatatttaacTATAAACGCAAGCTACAAAAGCGTACAACAAATACTTCCAAATCTTTAGAAAATTCTGAATGTACAGAAACTATTAACACTGCCCTACAAACTAatttgcattaa
- the LOC124430017 gene encoding transmembrane emp24 domain-containing protein 5-like isoform X1 — MSSFLLRNLIFIAIIGLAKCETDRPWYETLPAVAMDYKVHIDAGKEDCYFQFVNPGATFYVSFQVLRGGDGKAGFAVRNPEGVIVHPYQWRTDVDYQDQSVTGGYYSVCIDNQFSRFAPKLVNLYITVIRYDQWEKYTKELEELNLSVENFTSTLRGVEKNINDILQTQHLSRSREARDLNLLLDNNFYVQTWSIAQIIVITVTTMIQVYFVKRLFQVRPSRYSKASL; from the exons atgtcttcttttctccttcgaaaTCTAATTTTCATAGCGATAATCGGTTTAGCGAAATGCGAAACGGACAGACCGTGGTACGAAACTCTACCCGCAGTGGCAATGGACTACAAGGTGCATATCGATGCCGGAAAGGAGGATTGCTATTTCCAATTTGTAAATCCAGGCGCAACTTTCTACGTCAGCTTCCAG GTACTACGTGGTGGAGATGGAAAGGCCGGATTTGCAGTGAGAAATCCGGAAGGCGTGATCGTTCATCCGTATCAATGGAGAACAGACGTGGATTATCAGGATCAGTCAGTTACCGGAGGTTATTATAGTGTTTGCATCGACAATCAGTTTTCCAGATTTGCCCCGAAATTGGTGAATTTGTATATCACAGTTATCag GTACGATCAATGGGAAAAATATACCAAGGAATTAGAGGAGCTAAATTTGTCGGTTGAAAATTTCACT agTACGTTAAGAGGCGTGGAGAAAAACATCAATGACATATTGCAAACGCAACATTTGAGCCGTAGCCGAGAAGCAAGAGATTTAAATTTGCTTCTGGACAATAATTTTTACGTTCAAACGTGGTCCATCGCgcaaataattgttattacggTGACTACTATGATACAGGTTTACTTTGttaaaagattatttcaaGTTAGACCATCGAGATATTCGAAGGCGAGTCtctga
- the LOC124430017 gene encoding transmembrane emp24 domain-containing protein 5-like isoform X2, which produces MDYKVHIDAGKEDCYFQFVNPGATFYVSFQVLRGGDGKAGFAVRNPEGVIVHPYQWRTDVDYQDQSVTGGYYSVCIDNQFSRFAPKLVNLYITVIRYDQWEKYTKELEELNLSVENFTSTLRGVEKNINDILQTQHLSRSREARDLNLLLDNNFYVQTWSIAQIIVITVTTMIQVYFVKRLFQVRPSRYSKASL; this is translated from the exons ATGGACTACAAGGTGCATATCGATGCCGGAAAGGAGGATTGCTATTTCCAATTTGTAAATCCAGGCGCAACTTTCTACGTCAGCTTCCAG GTACTACGTGGTGGAGATGGAAAGGCCGGATTTGCAGTGAGAAATCCGGAAGGCGTGATCGTTCATCCGTATCAATGGAGAACAGACGTGGATTATCAGGATCAGTCAGTTACCGGAGGTTATTATAGTGTTTGCATCGACAATCAGTTTTCCAGATTTGCCCCGAAATTGGTGAATTTGTATATCACAGTTATCag GTACGATCAATGGGAAAAATATACCAAGGAATTAGAGGAGCTAAATTTGTCGGTTGAAAATTTCACT agTACGTTAAGAGGCGTGGAGAAAAACATCAATGACATATTGCAAACGCAACATTTGAGCCGTAGCCGAGAAGCAAGAGATTTAAATTTGCTTCTGGACAATAATTTTTACGTTCAAACGTGGTCCATCGCgcaaataattgttattacggTGACTACTATGATACAGGTTTACTTTGttaaaagattatttcaaGTTAGACCATCGAGATATTCGAAGGCGAGTCtctga